GCTGAGAATCCACGCGATCAAGCTGCTGCGGCGCTTGAAGTGGAAGCGACTGAGCGCGTAGGCGGCCGGCGTAGCGATAGCGATGGCGATGATGGTGCTCAGCACGCCGATCAGGATGCTATTGACCAGCGAGGGGATGACGTAGTAGTCGCCGGCTGCGCCGTTGAAGACGATGCCGGTCTTTGCGCCGATGTTCGGATCCATGCCTAGCACCACCACCTCATACCAATCGAAGATCGGCTCAGAGAGGATGACCGGCGGCCAGGTCATCGTGTAGGGCAGCGGCTTGACCGACACCAGGAACCAATACACGATGGGCAAGAAGAAGATCAGCGCGATGAACGCGGCGATCGAGGTCTGTACGATAGTCTCGCGCCGGTGACGGGCGCGGGCGACCCGCTCGGCCTGCTTGGTCTGGGCTTGGGCCACGCCGGTTGCCGGAAGTTGTGTGACAGCCATCTCTATCCTCCTCGACAGCTCAAGACTAGAACTTCACTTTGAACGCGCGCATATACACGTTCGTGACAACGATGGCCAGGATCAGCACGACGATGCCGATCACCGACACCATGCCCCACTCGATGCTCTTGTGCATGCGGTAGGCATAGTGGCTGATCGTCTCGGAGTTGCCGCCGGGCCCGCCGCTGGTCATGATGGCGACGTAGTCGAACAGGCGCAGCAAGTCAACGATGCGGAACAGGATGACGACGGCGAGCACGCTGCGCAGCAGTGGCAACTTCACTTCCCAGAACAACTGCCAGCGATTCGCACCGTCCACGATGGCGGCTTCGAGCGGCTCGTGCGGCAGCGCTTTTAAGCCGGCCAGCACGATTAGCGCGACAAACGGCGTCCACTGCCAGATGTCGGCGATCAGGATGGCCAACAGCACATTGCGCCCGGTGCCGCCGATCAGCGGCTCGGATCGCTCGATGACGCCGAGCGCATAAAGAATGTTGGAGATGATGCCGTAGTCGGCGTTTTGGAGGAAGCGGAACATCAATCCGGCGATCACCGGCGGCACCACCATCGGCAGGATGAACAGCGACTGCCACAGCCCACGCAGCTTCACCCGGCTGCGGTCGAACGCCAGCGCAATGGCAATCCCCAGCACCAACTCGACGATCAACGCGATGGCGCCATAGGTGAGGGTGATGCGGAACGCTTTGAGAAAGTCGCTGTTGGTGAACAGGTTGATCCAGTTGTCCGGGAAGTTCCAGCGGAACGCCTTCTCCATCGGGTCGAAGCGATGGAAGCTGATGATGACGTTGAAGATGAACGGATAGACGCTGTAGATCACCAACAAGATGATGACCGGCAGCAGCCAGATCCAGGGTCCATCGCTGGACCAAAGCGGGATTTTGCGCTTGTGCGCGTGAACCTCAGTCATCCTGACCTCCTCTCTCGGTTATCAACCGCTCACAGCAGCAGGCCGGGCCGCTCCAGCCCGCGCTGCAAGTCGCTCAGAAAGCGTCCCACCTGCGCGCCGTCCACGATGCGATGATCTGCGCTCACGGTCAGCGTGGCGACCGGCGCGACGACCGGGCGATCCTGCTCGTCCACGATCATGCGCTTGCCGGCGCGCCCAACGGCCAGGATGGCCGCCTGGGGGGGATTGACGATCGCCGTGAAGCGATCCACGGCGAACATGCCCAAGTTGGACAGCGTGAACGTGCCGCCCTGCACGTCGGCCAGTTGCAACTGTCCGGCGCGCCCACGCGCCGTCAGCTCGTTCAGTCGCGCGGCGATCTCGATCAGGCTCAGTCGGTCGGCGTGATGGATCACCGGCACGATCAGCCCCTCGTCGAGCGCGACTGCGACGCCGATGTTCACATCGCCCCACTCGACGATGGACTCGTTCTCGAAGCCGGCGTTCAACGCGGGGTTGCGCTGCAACGCCCAGGCGCAGACTTTCACCAGCAGCGCCGTCAGGGTGAGCTTGGGCTGGCCTTCCGTCTGCGTCGCGCGCCAGTCCTCTACTATGGCCAGCGCGCGGGTCATGTTCACGTCGGCGCTGAGGTTGAACTGTGGCGCTTCGCGCGTGCTCTGGCTCATGCGCTGCGCAATGGTGCGGCGCATGCCGGCCAGCGGCAACACGCGGCGCACGGCGGGGCCGTGAGCTATGCGCCCTGAGCTATGAGCTGTAAGCTGCGAGCGATCGGCTAAGGGTGGTGAGTTTGGAACAGCGAGCTGCATGCCCGATTCGCCCTGGGCAGCTGCGGCGCGTTCCACGTCGGACGACTGGATGCGCCCGCCTGGGCCGCTGCCGCTCACCTGGC
The window above is part of the Candidatus Roseilinea sp. genome. Proteins encoded here:
- a CDS encoding ABC transporter permease; translation: MTEVHAHKRKIPLWSSDGPWIWLLPVIILLVIYSVYPFIFNVIISFHRFDPMEKAFRWNFPDNWINLFTNSDFLKAFRITLTYGAIALIVELVLGIAIALAFDRSRVKLRGLWQSLFILPMVVPPVIAGLMFRFLQNADYGIISNILYALGVIERSEPLIGGTGRNVLLAILIADIWQWTPFVALIVLAGLKALPHEPLEAAIVDGANRWQLFWEVKLPLLRSVLAVVILFRIVDLLRLFDYVAIMTSGGPGGNSETISHYAYRMHKSIEWGMVSVIGIVVLILAIVVTNVYMRAFKVKF
- a CDS encoding dihydrolipoamide acetyltransferase component of pyruvate dehydrogenase complex is translated as MPTPIIMPKFEMAQESGTIARWLKRIGEPVAKGEAVLEVETDKITMEVESPADGVLSQILADAGATVPIGQPIAYVAAQGEAAPASTMPAVQERSQNATRKAQGEIRATPIAQKLAEEHRVDLSQVTGTGRDGQITRQDVEAFLAQHERGNAGETKPAAVPAARRLARELNVDLRQVSGSGPGGRIQSSDVERAAAAQGESGMQLAVPNSPPLADRSQLTAHSSGRIAHGPAVRRVLPLAGMRRTIAQRMSQSTREAPQFNLSADVNMTRALAIVEDWRATQTEGQPKLTLTALLVKVCAWALQRNPALNAGFENESIVEWGDVNIGVAVALDEGLIVPVIHHADRLSLIEIAARLNELTARGRAGQLQLADVQGGTFTLSNLGMFAVDRFTAIVNPPQAAILAVGRAGKRMIVDEQDRPVVAPVATLTVSADHRIVDGAQVGRFLSDLQRGLERPGLLL